The DNA region GAAACGAACGAACTTACTTATACGAAACCTTGGCCAAACAACCGACCGCCCAACCTGGGCTGAGAGACATGAGAGAAGAACGAGACCCAGACGACGGAAGACGGTCATTCATGAAGAAGAGCGCGTTAGCAACAACCGCCCTGGCTGTCGGTGCCGGTGCCAGCACGAACGTGGCGGCTCAAGATGACGAGGAGGACGGTGAAGGACTCCAGGAAGGAGAAGTCGTCATCCACGGCCGCGATTACTTCCCGGACGCCGATTTCACGGTCCTTGCGGAAATGGACTCGGGAACTCGAGACACCCTCGTCGAGGCACTCGGCGACGAGTTCGACAACGATTGGGACGTGTACATTATCCAGGTCGACATCGGTACGGGCGGCCCGTTAGGACACATCTTCGTCGACGAAGACGAGGCGCAAGTGAGCGAAGGTGATACGGCAACGATGTCGACTGACACCGTGTCGTTCCGCAATCCGGAGCTGGACCTGCTCGAACTCGATATCGGCGCCGCCAGTGGTGGAGGCGCTGCAGCAGACGAGGAGGAGGAAGAGGAGAACGGCGCCGGCGGCGGAAACGGCGGCGGCGCTGGGAACGAAACCGAAGATGGTGCCGGAAACGGCGGCGGCAACGGCGGCGGCAACGGCGGCGGCAACTGACGCGATTACCCTCGTCTCAGATTTTTTCTTTCGAACCTCGAGGATCAGTCGATGCTGCGAGCGGCCCGAAACGGGAGCCGTGGACGGACCTGTGCGCGCTCGTACTCTTCACACTCGTAGAGCGACACGTCTTTCCCACCGTGGGCGACACTGTGGTGTATGAGCACCGAGCCAAAGCAGGAACTCACCAGCGTCGACCTCGCGGCGCTCGTCGGTGAACTCGGATCCTACGAGGGGGCCAAAGTCGACAAGGCCTACCTCTACGGCGACGACCTCGTTCGCCTCAAGATGCGTGACTTCGACCGCGGCCGGGTCGAACTCATGCTCGAGGTCGGCGACCGCAAACGCGTCCACACCGTCTCGCCCGAACGGGTGCCGGACGCGCCAGGGCGCCCGCCGCAGTTCGCGATGATGCTCCGAAACCGGCTCTCGGGGGCGGACTTCGTCGGCGTCGAGCAGTACGAATTTGACCGCATCCTCGAGTTCGTCTTCGACCGCGAGGACGGGATGACGCGGATTATCGTCGAACTGTTCGGCCAGGGCAACGTCGCCGTCACCAATCGCGAGTACGAGGTGATCGACTCTCTCGAGACCGTTCGGTTGAAGTCCAGGACGGTCGTTCCAGGCTCGCGATACGAGTTCCCGGAGTCTCGCGTCAATCCGCTCACCGTCTCGCGGGAGGCGTTCGATCAGCAGATGGACGACTCCGACACGGACGTCGTCCGGACGCTCGCGACCCAGCTCAACTTTGGCGGCCTCTATGCCGAGGAACTGTGTACCCGCGCGGGCGTCGAGAAGACCCTCGACATCGAGGACGCGAGCGAGGACGAGTACGAGCGGATCTACCAGGCCATCGAGCGACTGGCGCTCGACCTTCGAAACGCCACTCTCGAGCCGCGGGTGTATTTGGAGGGCGAAGGGAACGACGGCAGCGGTGACTCCGAGAGTAACGACGAAAACGGCGACAGCGGCGGCGACGGCAACAGCGACGACGTGGATGCGGAACGCGACGACGAGACGAACGCCCACGTCGTCGACGTCACCCCGTTCCCGCTCGAGGAGCACGAAGGCCTCGCCAGCGAATCCCACGAGACGTTCAACGGCGCCCTCGAGGAGTACTTCTTCCGGCTGGACCTCGATGCCGACGAACCGGATCCGCGCGATCAGCGTCCGGACTTCGAGGAACAGATCGCCAAGCACCAGCGGATCATCGACCAGCAAGAGGGCGCAATCCAGGGCTTCGACGAGCAAGCCGAAGCCGAGCGCGAGAAGGCCGAGTTGCTGTACGCCCACTACGGCACGGTCGACGACCTCCTGTCGACCGTTCGTTCGGCCCGCGACGACGGCGTTCCCTGGGGCGAGATCGCCGGCCGACTCGACGAGGCCAAGGAGGAGGGAATGGACGCTGCCCAGCCATTCGTCGACGTCAACGGGAAGGAAGGGACGGTGACGATTCGCCTCGAGGGCGACCCCATCACGCTCCTGGTCGAGGACGGCGTCGAGAAGAACGCTGACCGGCTCTACACGGAGGCGAAACGCATCGCCGAGAAGAAGGAGGGCGCGCTGGCGGCGATCGAGGACACCCGCGAGGAACTCGCGGAGATCGAGCGTCGGCGCGACGAGTGGGAAACCGACGACAGCGACGAGGAGGCGGCTGACGAGGAGGGCGACGACGAACGCGACTGGCTCGCCGAACCCTCCGTCCCGATTCGCCAGAACGAGCAGTGGTACGAGCGGTTCCGGTGGTTCCGGACCAGCGACGACTACCTCGTGATCGGGGGTCGAAACGCCGACCAGAACGAGGAACTCGTCAAGAAGTATCTCGAGCGCGGCGACCGCGTGTTACACACGCAGGCTCACGGGGGGCCGGTCACGGTCCTGAAGGCCACCGATCCCAGCGAAGCGTCCTCGGGCGACATCGAGATTCCCGACTCGAGCGTCGAGGAAGCGGCCCAGTTCGCGGTCTCGTACTCCTCGGTCTGGAAGGACGGGCGCTACGCGGGCGACGTCTACGTCGTCGACTCCGACCAGGTGTCGAAGACGCCCGAGAGCGGCGAGTACCTCGAAAAGGGCGGGTTCGCGATTCGCGGGGACCGGACCTACTTGGACGACACGCCGGTGGGCGTCGCGGTGGGTATCCAGTGTGAGCCGTACACGCGAGTCGTCGGCGGGCCGCCGTCGGCGATCGAGGGCCAGGCGGTGACGACGATCGAGGTCGAACCCGGACGGTTCGCCCAGGCCGACGCCGCGAAGCGCATCTATCGCGAACTCCGCGAACGCTTCGCGGACGAATCGTTCGTCCGAAAGATCGCGAGCCCCGATCAGATCGCACACTTCCTGCCCCCGGGCGGGAGCCGCTTGCTCGAGGAGTAGCGTTCGGCGCGCGGTCCCGTTCGTGGGATCAGGAGAAGTACCTCGACTTCGACCGAGACCTCGAAGGGTCGGGTCGTCGGTCGTCCGTACCCAGCTACGCCTCGCTGTGGTGTGACTGGCTGCCGCAAGCGGTGGAGGAGTCACATTCGGGGCGCGGGGTGAGTTGGACCGACTCGGGCCCGTCGAGGTGCACCGTGTACCGGCCGTACTCGAACGAGATGGAGGTGGAATCGTTCGTCGATCGAAGAACGTCCTCGAGCGCACCGACGTCGACTGCGTCGTGGAGCGGTGGGTCGACGTCGAGCGGGTCGATACCCTCTCGCGTGGCGATGGCTTCGATGATCCGGTAGCCGATATCGTGGTCCTCCTGCATATTTCTGGTGGCTACAACCGACGATAAATATCCCATTGATTGTGTGGTGACAGGAGTCTGACGTTCGTCATGCTCCTGCCAGACGCCGCTGGATCGAGCGTGTGCCACAGCGGACGGAGCCGAACACGTACGATTCGCCCTCGAAATCCGGCACCACTTGACCGAGTGGGGTGACTTATGCACGCTCGAGCCAAGTGGCGACCATGAGCAGCGACGACGCGTTCGACCACGGAAAAGACGAGCGGTTGACCAGCCGCGACGTGACCGAGGGGGCCGACCGGGCGCCCCACCGGGCGATGTTTCGGGCGATGGGATTCGACGACGAGGATTTCGGCTCGCCGATGATCGGGGTAGCGAACCCCGCCGCGGACATCACGCCCTGTAACGTCCACCTCGACGACGTGGCCGACTCGGCGCTCGACGGGATCGACGAGGCCGGCGGCATGCCAATCGAATTCGGCACGATTACCATCTCCGACGCCATTTCGATGGGAACCGAGGGGATGAAGGCCTCGCTCATCTCGCGGGAACTCATCGCCGACAGCGTCGAACTGGTCAGTTTCGGCGAGCGGATGGACGGCCTCGTCACCGTCGCCGGTTGCGACAAGAACCTCCCGGGGATGATGATGGCTGCGATCCGCACCGATCTCCCCTCCGTCTTCCTCTACGGCGGGTCGATCATGCCCGGCCAGCACGAGGGCCGGGACGTGACCATCGTCCAGGTATTCGAGGGCGTCGGAGCGTACGGAACCGGGGAGATGGACGAGGAGGAACTCGACGACCTCGAGCGCCACGCCTGCCCCGGCGCCGGCTCCTGTGGCGGGATGTTCACGGCGAACACGATGGCCTCGATTTCGGAAGCGCTCGGGCTGGCTCCGCTGGGAAGCGCCTCGCCACCAGCCGAGGACGAAGAGCGATACGAGGTCGCCAGACGCGCGGGCGAACTCGCTCTCGAGTGCATCGAGGAAGAGCGGCGCCCCTCGGACATTGTCACGCGCGAGTCCTTCGAGAACGCCATCGCCCTCCAGACCGCCATCGGGGGGTCGACCAACGGCGTCCTCCACCTCCTCGCGCTCGCCCGCGAGGCCGACGTCGACCTCGAGATCGGCGACTTCGACGAAATCTCGCGGCGGACCCCAAAGATCGCCGACCTTCAGCCGGGTGGCACGCGCGTGATGAACGACCTCCACGAACTCGGGGGCGTCCCGGTCGTCCTCCGCCGACTGCTCGAGGCCGACCTGCTCCACGGCGACGCGATGACCGTCACCGGCCGAACGATCGCCGAGGAACTCGCTCACCTCGAGGAAACCGGCGACCTGCCGGCGAACGATGGCGACCTCGAGGCGGACTTCCTCTACACCGTCGAGAACCCGAAGGAGGAAGAGGGCGCGATCAAGATCCTCGATGGCAACCTCGCCCCCGACGGCGCCGTGTTGAAGGTGACCGGGGACGACGCCTTCCACCACGAGGGGCCAGCCCGGATCTTCGAGCACGAGGAAGACGCCATGGCCTACGTGCAGGAGGGCCACATCGAGAGCGGCGACGTGATCGTCATCCGCAACGAGGGCCCGCGCGGCGGTCCCGGCATGCGCGAGATGCTCGGCGTCACCGCGGCCGTCGTCGGCGCGGGTCACGAGGACGACGTCGCGCTCATCACCGACGGCCGGTTCTCCGGGGGCACCAGGGGCCCGATGATCGGCCACGTCGCCCCGGAAGCCTTCGTCGGCGGGCCCATCGGCCTGCTCGAGGACGGGGACGTCGTCACGGTCGACATCCCCGACCGAACCCTCGAGGTCGACCTCGACGACGCGGAACTCGAGGACCGACGCGAGGCGTGGGACCGTCCCGACCCGGTCTACGACGGGGGCGTCCTGGCGAAGTACTGTCGGGACTTCGACTCGGCGTCGAACGGCGCCGTGACGAATCCGCGGCTCACTCGAGACTGAGCGGGTGCGGGCGGCGTTCTCTCACCGACTGACGTCCGTTTCGCTGAACTATCTGTTCGCATAGACGCTATGTGACCATCGACCCTCGACCCCGCCATCGTATCAGGAAATCGTGGTGAATATTGAAATTCCCAGGCATCGTCTGCAGAACCGGGGTGATCGCCTTGCGCGAGCACAATCGCGTCATGGCCGTGTGCGAACGCTGCGAGTCGGTATACGCAGCGAAACAGCTCCAGAGCGGTCGTATCCGCCCGATCGGAACGCACTCCTGTCGGTGTGGATCCGAACACTTCCGAGCGATCAGGTGAACTGATTCGCCACAACAATCGCGAACGCCCCTTTCACTCCGTGACGACACACTCGACCAGCCGACGGTCTGGCGTGTAACGTTATTGCCCGCACTCGAACATGCAACAGGTACTGTCCACCCTCGAGCATACAGCGTGTGGCCGATACCGACCCTTGTCTCGACCATCGTAGGTGAATCGATAGCGTTGATACGTCGATACAACCGGCACGGACAGTTGTGTTGGGGAGTTGTTATTATATTGTTATTGACTCCAAATTAGTTCGAGTGTACTTTTATATACGATGGTGATCATCATTGCCTTACTTAATTTACTATTCACTTAACATATGGCTGTCTCGACCGAAACGTTCATCTTTGAGTGAGTGTCACGTGAAAACGGATGTCACGGGACACGCACCCAGTTGACAGACGAACAGTGTTGAAAGCAGTGGGCGGCACGCTCGCGACCGCCGGGGTCTCCGGGCTGGCAGCGGCAGACCCGGACGACGTCGTCGAAGTCAACGTCGGCTTCTCGAACGGCCGCGGTCGAACCGCGGCGCTCGAGGCGGCCTCGGACACGGTTCGCGAGTTCGCGTTCGACGCGGTGACGATTCGAGTACCCAAACGCGCCGTCTCCGGGCTACAGAGAAACCCCAACGTACGATACGTCGAGGAGAACGGCGAGATGCACGCGCTCGCACAGTCCACTCCATGGGGGATCGACCGCGTCGACGCGGACGTCGCACACGACAACGGCGAGACCGGCGCCGGGGCCGACGTCGCGATTCTCGACACCGGAATCGACTCCGATCACCCCGATTTGCAGGCTAACCTGGGCGACGGCCGGGCGTTCGTGAGTTGCAAAGGCGGCCCGAATTCGTGTGGCCAGGACTGGGACGACGACAACGACCACGGCACCCATTGTGCGGGCACCGCCGACGCCGTCGACAACAACGAAGGGGTCGTCGGCGTCTCCACCGAGGCGACGCTACACGCGGTCAAGGTCCTCGATAAGCGCGGAAGCGGATCGTTCTCCGACATCGCGGCCGGTGTCGAGTACGTCGCCGACCAGGGCTGGGACGTCGCCAGCCTAAGCCTCGGCGCGAGTTCCGGATCTCAGGCCCTCAGAGACGCCGGTCAGTACGCGTACAACAACGGCGTGTTGCTCGTCGCTGCTGCGGGTAACGACGGGCCGTGTTCTGACTGTGTCGGCTACCCGGCCGCCTATCCGGAGTTCATCGCCGTCAGCGCGACCAGCGCGGACGACTCGCTGGCGAGTTTCTCCTCGACCGGTTCCGAGGTCGAAATCGCCGCGCCCGGCGAGGACGTCAACTCGACGGTCCCCGGCGGCGGGTACGACACGTTCTCCGGGACCTCGATGGCCTGCCCGCACGTTGCCGGCGCGGGCGGCCAACTGATGGCCAACGGCTACACGAACACCGAAGCCCGCCAGCAATTGAAAGACACGGCCGAGGACATCGGGCTCTCGGACAACGAGCAGGGAAGCGGCCTGCTCGACGTCGCCGCGGCGCTCGGTCTCTCGAGCTGAACGGATCGGTCCCCGTTTCGTCGTCGCTCGGTACGCGACTCGTTTTCAGTGAGACGACGAGGACGTCGTGAACTCGAGGGCGTAAACGGGTGAACGAATCCGGAATGGAATCAGACGTGGTTCTTCTCGTGGTCAGTCGTCGTCTTCGGCCATCACCCAATCGGGAATCGTCTCGCGTCCTGCCGTCGCGTGGCATCGAAACCGAGCGCAACGTGAACCGCTTCGCCACCATGTCGTAGAGGAAGACGAACGTCCCGAGGATGATCAACGTGTCGCCGGGGAGGCGAACCCAGAAGAGGAACTGGACGATGTCGCTGTTGTAGAACTCGAGGCTTTCAGCGTCGACAGGATCGTATCTATCCGGAGGCGCTTCGGTTCGCCATCCTGGTCGAACTCGAGTTCGGCGCCGTGCTCGGCCAGCCACTTCTGGAAAGGCGAGCACTCGACGATGCGCTCCGCCAAGCCCATGATGTGTTGGATACGATCGGCGTAGCTCTCGATGCCGTACTCGATGTTCTCGACGAACGACGGATTTCCTCCCGGTGCTTCGGGACCCGGTAAGAGACCTTTGCATGTTCGATCACGGCTCGATGCATAGCCCTGCCGCTCATGGATTTGTTTGCGTCAGAATATGAGACCGCCGAGATTGAGCAAACTCGAAGAGTTTGCGATGTACGTCGGTCTCACGATTGAGTGAGCAGCGCGAATGAAAGAGTGGGACCGCCGAGAGTCGAACTCGGGTCCTACGGACCCCATCCGCAGAGGATACCACTACCCCACGGTCCCGCATCTCGAACGATGCGCGTGTGTCGTTTAAGGGTATCGCTTCGGGGGCAGGGTGTGACTCCTTCGCTCGCCCCCACCAACCCGTCGCCCCACCTGACACCCACCAGGAGCGCTACCGACGGGGGGAACGTTTTTCTCGTCGGGGTTCAACCTCCGCACATGAGTGATTTCGACCTCGACCTGCGAACCGTCGAGGAACACATCGACGACGAACTCGAGCTCGAGGGGAGCATCCTGCTGGACGTCCTCGACGGCTCGAAAGACCCCGAAGCGTGGCTCGAGGCCGTCAACGCGGGCAACGTCCTGGTACTGAACGTCAACGGCGACGTCAACGAACTGGCGGCGGGCTTCGCTCGAGACATCAAGGAAGCGGGCGGCACGTTAGTCCACTTTCGGGGCTTCTTGATCGTCGCGCCCCCGGGCGTCGACGTGGACACGAGCCGCCTCTAAGCGAGTTCCGTTTTTCAGTCCTCGAGCACGGTCAGGTGGTGGCCATCGGGGTCGCGCGCAATGAGCCGAGAGTTGGATCGCTCGAGCGAGCAAACCCACTGCTCGAGCGCGGCTTCGACGGCGTCCAGGTCGTCCGTCTCGAATCCCAGGTCGACGTGGACACCGCCTCTGGCGTCGGCCAGCCCCAGTTGCGGTTCCCAGAGTTCGAGCGCGACGGGGCCGTTCATCCGAACGCGACGGCGATCCGAGCCGCGGTCGACGGTCTCGAACCCCAGACGCCCGTAGCGGTCCTCGGCGTCCTCGAGTGACGCGACCTCAAGGACGACCTCGAACACGCCGTCGATCCCCGGCCCTCGAACGTCGCCCTGGCCCAGTTCTACGCAGTTGCCGTCGGGGTCGTAGAGGTAGAGCGAGCGAGCGTCCCCGAAGGTGTGCTCCTGGAGGTCGTGTTCGTCCTCGAGTGCGTCCCACCAGTCGTCGTACTCGGCGACCGGGATCGAGCAGGCGAAGTGGGTATGAAGCCCGCCGCGCGGAAGTCCCGTCGGTCGCCGGAGGATCAGCTCCGTGCCGCCAGCGTCGAGCGTGACCGCTCGTTCGTCGTCGCTTCGCGCGTCGTTCACGTGCCGAGCGAGGGGTCGATTCGCGACCGACAGCTCGAGGGTCTCCTCGTAGAATCGGCGTGCGGGTGCGAGGAACTCGACTTCCAGCCCCAGCCAGGCCAGCCTGGTCAGCATACGGCCGAGTACGCCGGATGGCCTCAAAGTCCCATCGCTGCCTCGAGCATCTGTCCTTCGGTCGACCTGTTTGTTCGCCTGTATGACGTTTATATTCGTCGCGTTCGAAGGGCTACTCATGAGCTTTCGTGTCGACGAGAGTGAGACGGCCCTCCAGGAGATCGACCGATTCGACGGCGGCGTCGGCTGGATCGCTCATCCAGAGGAGGCGATGAAGCGGGCCAGCCACGCCCTCGAAATCGACGGCGAAGTCTGGGTTTTCGACCCCGTCGACGCCGATGGGGTCGACGAACTGCTCGCGTCGCTCGGTGAGGTGGCCGGTGTCGTCGTCATGCTCGACCGACACAAGCGCGACGCGGGAGCGATCGCCAAACGCCACGACGCCGCGGTCTACCTGCCCGAGTGGTTCGACGGCGTGAGCGAGGAGGTCGGCGCGCCGGTCGTCAGGTTCGGCGACGAACTCGCGGACACGGGCCTCGAGTCGTTCGTGGTGAAGGACGGGCGCTTCTGGCAGGAGGTCGGGCTATACGATCCAGCCCATGGAACCCTGATCGTCCCCGAATCGCTCGGGACCGTGGCGTACTTCCTGGCGGGCGACGAACCGCTCGGCGTCCATCCGATGCGCCGTCTGTCGCCCCCGCGCGGGACGCTCGGCGGCTACCGGCCCGAACGGATTCTAGTCGGCCACGGCGAGGGCATCCACGACGATGCGGCTCGGATCCTGTCGGAGACCCTCGATACGTCGCGGCGGCGGACCCCCAGAGTGTACGCCGGGGCGGTTCGGCAGTTCCTGCCGTTTTGACCCCTGTGAGCCAAACGAAGGCCGCGAGCCAACCCACGACGGGAACAGGTCTATGTAGCTTCCGGGCCGAACTCTGGTCGTAACAGTGGTCTACATCACCCGTGGGCTGGTCGACGTCTTGCTCGAGTTGGCGGCCGACGCCGAGCCGTCGCGAATGACGACGGGCCTCTCCGTCTCGGAGTCATCGACGCTCGAGGGCGTCGATGCCGGTGGGATCCCCGCGGAGACGCCGGTGTTCACCGACTTCTTCCTGCCCGATCCCGGCAACGCGGTCAACGCCGTCTTCGGCGTCAATCTGTCGACGCCGGCCAGGGAGACCCAGGGTCGGTTCGTCTCCCACCCGACCGGCGAACTGCTGGTCACGCGACGGGACGACCTCGCGGAGGTCGTCTTCGTCGCCGTTCCGCCGTGGGAGCCGACCCCCGAGTCGTTCGCCGCCTTCGACCGGGCCGGCGAGCGACTGCCGCTCGAGATCGTCGACGCGGAGCCGCCGGTGGAGTCACTCGAGTAACCTGTCGTCTGACATCGCCGTTTTCGGACACGTGGTGCCGTTTTCAGGGCTTATGGCACCGTTCTCGGGACGCATGGCACCGTTCCCGAGGGCCGTGCCACCCTATTCGAGGCTCGTCGACGAACCCACCCAGCCCAAAGGATTACTCCGGAAACAGCTCTTCCCGCCGCTCGATCGCGTCGATCGCGTCGATGTCGACGGACTCGAGATCGATTCTGGCTGCTTCGAGGTTGGCCTCGAGGTGGTCGCGACTGCTGGCTTTCGGAATCGCGTGGACGCCGTCGTGAGTGAGGACCCACGCGAGTGCCACCGCCTCGGGCGTCGTTTCGTGCTTCTCGGCGACCGCTACGACGGGCTCGAGGTCGCGTACCCGACCACCGGCGAGCGGGGAGTAGGCGACGACGGGGTACTCGTAGCGTCGAGCGTGCTCAAGCAGGCCCGGAGACCGAAAGAGCGGGTGGAACTCGACCTGGTGGGCAGCGATCGGGGCCACGAGGATCGATCGGGCGGTCTCGAGTTCCTCGCGTGTGAAGTTGCTCAGGCCGACGTGTTCGATCCAGCCGCGCTCGCGGAGGCTGTCGAACGTGCGGAGCGTCGCCTCGGGGTCGTAGGTCTCGATCGGTCGGTGGACGTACAGCAGATCGATCGTCTCTACCCCCAGGCGCTCGCGGCTCGCGTCGGTGCTGTCGATCACGTCGTTGGGGGCGAGGCTGTCGGCCCAGACCTTGGTGGCGATGGTGAGCTCGTCTCGCGGGACGTCGCTCCGGGCGATTCCCTCACCGACGACGGCCTCGTTGCCGTAGATCTGTGCGGTGTCGAGGTGACGGTAGCCGACCTCGAGGGCGGTCGCGATCACGTCAGGGTCCTCGATGCCCATCGTGCCGAGGCCGATCGGTGGCAGGTCCATGTGATGACTATCGGCCGGCAGTATTTCGGTGTCCCGGTCGGCTATCCGGGCCTCGCCTTTCGCGCCGTCTTGGGCCGCCCGAGACCACCGTCTTCTTAACCGTGCGTTTCGATCCTCGAGTAATGAGTATCCCCTCCTTCGTCATCGGGATCGCCGGGGGAACGGGCGCCGGGAAGACGTCCGTCGCCCGCGACGTCGCCGAGGCGGTCGGCGAAGCCGTCACTCGAATCCCCGTCGACAACTACTACGAGGACCTCTCGCATCTCGAGTACGAGGAACGGACCGAGGTCAACTACGACCACCCCTCGGCCTTCGAGTGGGAACTCCTGCGCGAGCAGCTCGATACGCTCTCGATGGGGCAACCGATCGAGATGCCCCAGTACGACTTCGAGCGCCATAACCGGATGGACGAGACGGTCACCGTCGAGCCCACGGACGTCATCGTCGTCGAGGGGATCCTCGCGCTGTACGACGACGTGATCCTCGAAATGCTCGACCTCTGCGTCTACGTCATGACCGACGCCGACGTCCGTATCCTCCGGCGGATCCAGCGGGACGTGATCGACCGCGGCCGGAACCTGGAGGGCGTCATCGACCAGTACCTCGAGACGGTCAAGCCGATGCACGAGCGCTTCGTCGCGCCGACGAAGAAGCACGCGGACGTCATCATCCCCGAGGGGGTCAACCGGATGGCGATCGACCTGCTCACCGAGAAGATCGAGTCGGAGCTCTCCGAGGAGTTCGAACCGCGAGAGCCACTCGAGACGCTGGATCACGACTGAGCCGCCGTCATCCTCATTTCTCGTTCCAGCCGCGACGACTCGACCGCGGTCAGTCGTCGGCCGGCGCTCCGCCCTCGCCGACCGGTTCGACCTCAGCCGCGGCCGCCTTGTACTCCGGAATCTTCGCCAGCGGGTCCAGCACGTCGTTCGTCAGCGTGTTCGCCCGCGCGTCGGAAAAGTGCGGGGTGGTCCACACGACGCCCTCCTTGATGTCCTCGGTGACGTTCGCCTCGAGGACGATCTCGCCGCGACGGGACCGGAGCACGACGTACTCCCCGTCCTCGATTCCCCGGTTCGCGGCGTCGGCGGGGTGGA from Natronosalvus rutilus includes:
- a CDS encoding calcium-binding protein codes for the protein MKKSALATTALAVGAGASTNVAAQDDEEDGEGLQEGEVVIHGRDYFPDADFTVLAEMDSGTRDTLVEALGDEFDNDWDVYIIQVDIGTGGPLGHIFVDEDEAQVSEGDTATMSTDTVSFRNPELDLLELDIGAASGGGAAADEEEEEENGAGGGNGGGAGNETEDGAGNGGGNGGGNGGGN
- the rqcH gene encoding ribosome rescue protein RqcH — translated: MSTEPKQELTSVDLAALVGELGSYEGAKVDKAYLYGDDLVRLKMRDFDRGRVELMLEVGDRKRVHTVSPERVPDAPGRPPQFAMMLRNRLSGADFVGVEQYEFDRILEFVFDREDGMTRIIVELFGQGNVAVTNREYEVIDSLETVRLKSRTVVPGSRYEFPESRVNPLTVSREAFDQQMDDSDTDVVRTLATQLNFGGLYAEELCTRAGVEKTLDIEDASEDEYERIYQAIERLALDLRNATLEPRVYLEGEGNDGSGDSESNDENGDSGGDGNSDDVDAERDDETNAHVVDVTPFPLEEHEGLASESHETFNGALEEYFFRLDLDADEPDPRDQRPDFEEQIAKHQRIIDQQEGAIQGFDEQAEAEREKAELLYAHYGTVDDLLSTVRSARDDGVPWGEIAGRLDEAKEEGMDAAQPFVDVNGKEGTVTIRLEGDPITLLVEDGVEKNADRLYTEAKRIAEKKEGALAAIEDTREELAEIERRRDEWETDDSDEEAADEEGDDERDWLAEPSVPIRQNEQWYERFRWFRTSDDYLVIGGRNADQNEELVKKYLERGDRVLHTQAHGGPVTVLKATDPSEASSGDIEIPDSSVEEAAQFAVSYSSVWKDGRYAGDVYVVDSDQVSKTPESGEYLEKGGFAIRGDRTYLDDTPVGVAVGIQCEPYTRVVGGPPSAIEGQAVTTIEVEPGRFAQADAAKRIYRELRERFADESFVRKIASPDQIAHFLPPGGSRLLEE
- a CDS encoding HalOD1 output domain-containing protein, encoding MQEDHDIGYRIIEAIATREGIDPLDVDPPLHDAVDVGALEDVLRSTNDSTSISFEYGRYTVHLDGPESVQLTPRPECDSSTACGSQSHHSEA
- the ilvD gene encoding dihydroxy-acid dehydratase, which produces MSSDDAFDHGKDERLTSRDVTEGADRAPHRAMFRAMGFDDEDFGSPMIGVANPAADITPCNVHLDDVADSALDGIDEAGGMPIEFGTITISDAISMGTEGMKASLISRELIADSVELVSFGERMDGLVTVAGCDKNLPGMMMAAIRTDLPSVFLYGGSIMPGQHEGRDVTIVQVFEGVGAYGTGEMDEEELDDLERHACPGAGSCGGMFTANTMASISEALGLAPLGSASPPAEDEERYEVARRAGELALECIEEERRPSDIVTRESFENAIALQTAIGGSTNGVLHLLALAREADVDLEIGDFDEISRRTPKIADLQPGGTRVMNDLHELGGVPVVLRRLLEADLLHGDAMTVTGRTIAEELAHLEETGDLPANDGDLEADFLYTVENPKEEEGAIKILDGNLAPDGAVLKVTGDDAFHHEGPARIFEHEEDAMAYVQEGHIESGDVIVIRNEGPRGGPGMREMLGVTAAVVGAGHEDDVALITDGRFSGGTRGPMIGHVAPEAFVGGPIGLLEDGDVVTVDIPDRTLEVDLDDAELEDRREAWDRPDPVYDGGVLAKYCRDFDSASNGAVTNPRLTRD
- a CDS encoding S8 family peptidase, producing MSRDTHPVDRRTVLKAVGGTLATAGVSGLAAADPDDVVEVNVGFSNGRGRTAALEAASDTVREFAFDAVTIRVPKRAVSGLQRNPNVRYVEENGEMHALAQSTPWGIDRVDADVAHDNGETGAGADVAILDTGIDSDHPDLQANLGDGRAFVSCKGGPNSCGQDWDDDNDHGTHCAGTADAVDNNEGVVGVSTEATLHAVKVLDKRGSGSFSDIAAGVEYVADQGWDVASLSLGASSGSQALRDAGQYAYNNGVLLVAAAGNDGPCSDCVGYPAAYPEFIAVSATSADDSLASFSSTGSEVEIAAPGEDVNSTVPGGGYDTFSGTSMACPHVAGAGGQLMANGYTNTEARQQLKDTAEDIGLSDNEQGSGLLDVAAALGLSS
- a CDS encoding DUF5779 family protein, translated to MSDFDLDLRTVEEHIDDELELEGSILLDVLDGSKDPEAWLEAVNAGNVLVLNVNGDVNELAAGFARDIKEAGGTLVHFRGFLIVAPPGVDVDTSRL
- a CDS encoding VOC family protein, translated to MLTRLAWLGLEVEFLAPARRFYEETLELSVANRPLARHVNDARSDDERAVTLDAGGTELILRRPTGLPRGGLHTHFACSIPVAEYDDWWDALEDEHDLQEHTFGDARSLYLYDPDGNCVELGQGDVRGPGIDGVFEVVLEVASLEDAEDRYGRLGFETVDRGSDRRRVRMNGPVALELWEPQLGLADARGGVHVDLGFETDDLDAVEAALEQWVCSLERSNSRLIARDPDGHHLTVLED
- a CDS encoding aldo/keto reductase, which encodes MDLPPIGLGTMGIEDPDVIATALEVGYRHLDTAQIYGNEAVVGEGIARSDVPRDELTIATKVWADSLAPNDVIDSTDASRERLGVETIDLLYVHRPIETYDPEATLRTFDSLRERGWIEHVGLSNFTREELETARSILVAPIAAHQVEFHPLFRSPGLLEHARRYEYPVVAYSPLAGGRVRDLEPVVAVAEKHETTPEAVALAWVLTHDGVHAIPKASSRDHLEANLEAARIDLESVDIDAIDAIERREELFPE
- the udk gene encoding uridine kinase; its protein translation is MSIPSFVIGIAGGTGAGKTSVARDVAEAVGEAVTRIPVDNYYEDLSHLEYEERTEVNYDHPSAFEWELLREQLDTLSMGQPIEMPQYDFERHNRMDETVTVEPTDVIVVEGILALYDDVILEMLDLCVYVMTDADVRILRRIQRDVIDRGRNLEGVIDQYLETVKPMHERFVAPTKKHADVIIPEGVNRMAIDLLTEKIESELSEEFEPREPLETLDHD